The DNA window TATGAACGAAATCGACGAACAGGACGTTCGCATCGAGCTGGCTCGTCTTCGACAGGAACATCGGGACCTGGATGCTGCCATCGATGCCATGCTCCAGCTCGGCGCGATCGATACCCTTCAGATTCAGCGCCTCAAGAAGAGAAAGCTTTCGCTGAAGGACCGCATCAGCTTCCTCGAGGACCAGATTCTCCCCGACATCATCGCCTGAGACGGAA is part of the Hartmannibacter diazotrophicus genome and encodes:
- a CDS encoding YdcH family protein, yielding MNEIDEQDVRIELARLRQEHRDLDAAIDAMLQLGAIDTLQIQRLKKRKLSLKDRISFLEDQILPDIIA